A window of the Gemmatimonadaceae bacterium genome harbors these coding sequences:
- a CDS encoding VOC family protein, translating into MTSIDPGAAIGRVQLRVSDLERSLTFYTTVLGLDVLSRDAGRATLGVDGRALVVLSASAGAGPRPRRTTGIYHFAILVPSRVDLGHALARVLAARWPMQGASDHGVSEALYLSDPDGIGIEIYRDRPRAAWPMQDGTLAMVTDPLDLQALLDGALAGGQPAARLPADARMGHVHLQVRDVNEAERFYHGALGFDVMQRMAASALFVSAGGYHHHLGLNTWGVAGAPPQPETTPGLDYFTVVVPAGGALDGMRAALASAGVSLVERDGGWLARDPSDNRVLLVAG; encoded by the coding sequence ATGACATCCATCGATCCGGGCGCGGCCATCGGGCGCGTCCAGCTTCGCGTGAGCGACCTCGAACGGTCGCTCACGTTCTATACGACCGTGCTCGGGCTCGACGTCCTGTCGCGCGACGCGGGCCGGGCCACGCTCGGCGTGGACGGGCGCGCCCTCGTCGTACTGAGCGCCTCGGCGGGCGCCGGGCCGCGTCCGCGCCGCACCACCGGGATCTACCACTTCGCCATCCTCGTGCCCTCGCGGGTGGATCTGGGCCATGCGCTGGCGCGGGTGCTGGCCGCGCGGTGGCCGATGCAGGGGGCATCGGATCATGGGGTGAGCGAGGCGCTCTATCTGAGCGACCCCGACGGCATCGGGATCGAGATCTACCGCGACCGCCCGCGGGCCGCATGGCCCATGCAGGACGGCACGCTGGCCATGGTCACCGATCCGCTCGATCTGCAGGCGCTGCTCGACGGGGCGCTGGCCGGCGGCCAGCCGGCCGCGCGGCTGCCCGCGGACGCGCGCATGGGGCACGTGCACCTGCAGGTGCGCGACGTCAACGAAGCCGAGCGCTTCTACCATGGCGCGTTGGGGTTCGACGTGATGCAGCGGATGGCGGCGAGCGCGCTGTTCGTCTCGGCGGGCGGCTATCACCATCATCTGGGGCTCAACACGTGGGGCGTGGCGGGAGCGCCGCCGCAGCCGGAAACCACGCCGGGCCTGGACTACTTCACGGTGGTCGTGCCGGCGGGCGGCGCGTTGGACGGCATGCGCGCGGCGCTGGCGTCGGCGGGGGTCTCGCTGGTGGAGCGCGACGGCGGATGGC
- a CDS encoding YceI family protein — translation MGTPTTWQIDASHSAAEFAVKHLMIATVKGRFADVKGTVIVDDAAPKAARVDVTIAVASIDTRDEKRDAHLRSADFFDVERFPVITFKGKRVDGPLDGEFKLVGDLTIRDVTREVTLNVESAGQATDPWGGQRAGYSATTKINRKDFGLVWNVALETGGVLVGDDIKISLDVELVKQAA, via the coding sequence CGAGTTTGCCGTGAAGCACCTGATGATCGCGACCGTCAAGGGTCGATTCGCCGACGTGAAGGGCACCGTGATCGTGGACGACGCCGCCCCCAAGGCGGCGCGCGTGGACGTCACCATCGCCGTGGCGTCCATCGACACGCGCGATGAGAAGCGCGACGCGCACCTCAGATCCGCCGACTTCTTCGACGTGGAGCGCTTTCCGGTGATCACGTTCAAGGGCAAGCGCGTGGACGGCCCGCTGGACGGCGAGTTCAAGCTCGTGGGCGACCTCACGATCCGCGACGTGACCCGCGAAGTCACGCTGAACGTGGAGTCGGCCGGCCAGGCCACGGATCCCTGGGGCGGCCAGCGCGCCGGCTACTCGGCCACCACGAAGATCAACCGCAAGGACTTCGGGCTCGTGTGGAACGTGGCGCTGGAGACGGGTGGGGTGCTGGTGGGCGACGACATCAAGATCTCCCTCGACGTGGAGTTGGTGAAGCAGGCGGCGTAA